The Pocillopora verrucosa isolate sample1 chromosome 9, ASM3666991v2, whole genome shotgun sequence genome includes the window TATTAGCCGGCTAATGGAGATATGCCTGCGGATAAGATGGCATTTTCACGACTACATTGACTATTATGGGCTTGGGTTTTCAAGAGACTTACTAGAATGGGGTCGCATACTTTCGGGATTTTGGGGATAAGAAAATACTTGTAATTAAGGACTTAAAAATGGGACGATAAGCGGTTAAATGGTTGTTACGGTATTGTTACGGTATTGTTACGGTACTGTTACGGCATTGTTACGGTATTGTTACGGTATTGTTGCGGTATTGTTACGGAATTGCCAAAAGTGAAGATGGGGTCTACGATTGGTTAAAGAGTGGTTTTTAATGTGGTAAAGACGCGGAGGCACCCCACCCTAAACCTGGATAGGCTGAGTCTCAAAATTGGATGTCTTAACACATTTTTACAACACAATTTGTCAACAATTGTTCAGTTTCCATGCAAAACTCATtagctttggaaaaaagaaaaaaagggaatgcTGCATATAAACCAACAAGCTTTCAAGGAAAGTGAGCGCTCTGCCTTAAAAACAGTTGCACAAGGATGGCCTCTAAATGTTATCATCTAATTTAGTTATTCAAGTTTTCTGTATTTcacttatttcatttcagaaagGCATTCTGTTCGACACAAAAAGAGCGATGAATAACACGCGTCAAATCCTAGAGAAGATCAGGATAGGTTTGAATGTTGCTACATATCTTCTGAAGACTGATCGTGGTATACAAGCCTCTAATTTGTGCGATGAATGTGTAATCTTACTTAACAACTTAGACTTTGAAATTAACGGCCTTGATATCTCTGACGTAATATTCAATGCGTACTACGAAATCTCTGATTACAAAAATGCAGTAAGATACACCAACAAACTTATTGACATGTTCAGCAATGCTGGAATGTCAATGATAAAACTGGGAGACAAATATCTACGAACAAGTAGGTTGGCAGAAGCCAGGAAACTTTTTGAAAGCGTAGTTGCTATCACTAAAACAATTGGCCACAAAAGAGAAGAAGCAACCACTTATGGCAGGCTTGGATGTGTGTTTTgttcactcggtgaatatcagaaggctaaagaatatcacgagaaagcacttgccatcgcaacacaaattggcgacagggaaggAGAAGGAAAACAGTACAGGAACCTTGGAGTCTTGTTTaaatcactcggtgaatatcagaaggctatagaatattacgagaaagcacttgctatcgcaacacaaattggtgacaggaaagGAAGACAGTACGGGAACCTTGGAGTCTTGTTTcgatcactcggtgaatatcagaaggctaaagaatatcacgagaaagcacttgccatcgcaacacAAATTGGCAACAAGAAAGCAGAAGGAAGTCAGTACGGGAACCTTGGAGTCgtgtttcaatcactcggtgaataccagaaggctaaagaatatcacgagaaagcacttgctatcgcaacacaaattggcgacagggaaggAGAAGGAAGACAGTACGGGAGCCTTGGAGTCgtgtttcaatcactcggtgaataccagaaggctaaagaatatcacgagaaagcacttgctatcgcaacacAAATTGGCCACAGGGAAGGAGAAGGAACACAGTACGGGAACCTTGGAGTCgtgtttcaatcactcggtgaataccagaaggctaaagaatatcacgagaaagcacttgccatcgcaacacaaattggcgacagggaaggAGAAGGAATTCAGTACGGGAGCCTTGGACTCgtgtttcaatcactcggtgaataccagaaggctaaagaatattacgagaaagcacttgccatcgcaacacaaattggcgacagggaagAAGAAGGAAGTCAGTACGGGAACCTTGGAGTCgtgtttcaatcactcggtgaatatcagaaggctaaagaatatcacgagaaagcacttgctatcgcaacacaaattggcgacaggaaaggagaaggaagacAGTACGGGAACCTTGGAGTCGTGTTTCGATCACTCGgtaaatatcagaaggctaaagaatattacgagaaagcacttgctatcgcaacacaaattggcgacaagaaaggagaaggaacacaGTAGGGAACCTTGGAGTCGTGTTTcgatcactcggtgaatatcagaaggctaaagaatatcacgagaaagcacttgccatcgcaacacaaattggcaacaggaaaggagaaggaagacagtacgggaaccttggagtcgtgtttcaatcactcggtgaatatcagaaggctaaagaatattacgagaaagaCCTTGCCATCGCAAcacaaattggcgacagggaaggAGAAGGAAAACAGTACGGGAACCTTGGAGTCTTGTTTcgatcactcggtgaatatcagaaggctaaagaatattacgagaaagcacttgctatcgcaacacaaattggcgacaggaaaggagaaggaacacaGTACGGGAGCCTTGGAGTCTTGTTTcgatcactcggtgaatatcagaaggctaaagaatattacgagaaagcacttgctatcgcaacacaaattggcgacaggaaaggagaaggaacacaGTACGGGAGCCTTGGAGACGTGTTTCGATCAgtcggtgaatatcagaaggctaaagaatattacgagaaagcacttgctatcgcaacacaaattggcgacaggaaaggagaaggaacacaGTACGGGAGCCTTGGAGACGTGTTTCGATCAgtcggtgaatatcagaaggctaaagaatattacgagaaagcacttgctatcgcaacacaaattggcgacaggaaaggagaaggaacacaGTACGGGAGCCTTGGAGTCGTGTTTCTAgcactcggtgaatatcagaaggctaaagaatatcacgagaaagcacttgctatcgcaacacAAATTGGCGACAAGAAAGGAGAAGGAAGTCAGTACGGGAACCTTGGAAATGTGTTTCTAGCACTTCGTGAAAATAAGCCGGCCAAGAGACATTTGGACAAAGCACTCGCCATCAGtatagaaactggcgacagagaGTTTGAAGGATATTGCTACGCAAGCCTGGCACATCTGCATCATTCGCTCAATGACTACCAGAAGGCTACAGAACTATACGAAAAAGGCCTTTCCATCAACATGAACATTGGTGATAGGAAGGGACAGGGAACAAGTTATCTAGGCCTTGGACACGTATCTTTATCCCTTGGAAATTATGACGAATCGGAAAAATACTTTGAGGATGCGCGCTCAATGAGTAGCAAAATTGGACACAATATGACTTACTTTAAGAGTCTTCTCGGTATTACTCAGGTAAAGATGTCTCAATCAAAGTTAGAGGAGGCAACGCAGTATCTTCGTCAAAGtattgaaatttatgaaaagttgCGAGATTTTCTCAAAGGAaatgatgaatttaaaatgtctcTCTTAGAAGAGCACGGTAATTTCCCATACAAGTTGTTGAGTAAGATACTGTGTGCTAACGGAAGCAAGCGAGATTCTCTTAATGTGGAGGAGTTGCGACGCGCTAGAGGCCTTGCAGAATTAATGGCGGACAAACTCTTAACTGAGAGCCACATCTCAACTGATTTAACATATCGGCCTAAGATCGAAAACATTGTGAGTAAAGAGAGCAATTGTGCTGTTTTGTACGTTTCATATTGTGAACGACATGTTCATCTGTGGGTCTTAAAAGCTAATGGAGACATTGACTTACGAATGAGCCCCGAAATGGAAATCGACACCCTCATAGCTGCATTCGTTTGCGATGCGGAGGATATTTTTAAGAAGAGTGCCTCCACTTTCGGAATTAAATATAATGAGAATTGCGAAGATCGATCTCTAGGTGACGAAATTCCCTTGTCTCCTCAAGAAGAGAGTCGAGAACCTTTGCAAGGTGACGAAACCAAACGCaacaaaataattcttcagtTGTGTTATGACCAGATTATCGCTCCTGTAAAAGATTTACTTACAGAGCCTGAAGTCATCATTGTGCCCGAGAGGTGTTCCTACCGAGTCCCTTTTGCTGCCTTACGGGATGAGCCAGcaggaaagtatttatcagaaaCCCACAGAATCCGCATCGTGCCTTCTCTGACGACTCTCAGAATCATCCAAGAATGTCCAGCGGACTACCACAGTCAGACCGGTGCACTGGTAGTGGGTGATCCTAAGGCTGGCTATGTGCAATACAGAGGACGTCCTCTGAACTTAGTACCATTGTCCGGTGcaagaaaagaagcagaaatGGTCGGTCGACTCCTGGGGGTTCAGCCCTTGTTAGGAGAACACGCAACAAAGCAGGCGGTACTTCACGTACTTCATTCGGCGAGTCTAATACATCTTGCTGCTCATGGTCATGCCGAcagaggagagattgcccttTCCCCTAATTGCACTACCAACGGCATTCCACAAGAAGAAGACTACCTTCTGACAATGTCCGACATTTCAAAGGTTAAGCTGCGTGCTAAACTGGTCGTacttagttgttgtcacagtgggcgtggaACGTTCAAACAAGAAGGAGTCATTGGAATCGCTCGCGCGTTCCTAGCAtctggtgcacgttcagtgttggtggCATCGTGGACCATACAAGACGAAGCAACAGAGCAGCTCATGAATCATTTCTACGAACGCCTGGCTGctggagaaagtgccagtgagtCCCTTCACCAGGCCATGAAGTGGTTGAGAAGCAACGGCTTCACCGAACCTCGCCAATGGGCTCCGTTTGTGCTGATGGGAGACAACGTAACATTTGACTTACAGAAATTAAGGTAAGCTTGTTTCTGGTGACTAATTTTGTAAAAGTGACATTATCCACCTGTGCTCGAGAAGAAAAAGTTGTGTGACTGTAAGATTTAAGTTATGCATAAAGAGCACATTCTGACAGTTTGCTAACTAGTCATGGTTCAGTAGGGttatttcagtttgtaagaTATTTAACATTTGAGCCATTGGACGATGCGTGCAACAACCGCAatctgagaaaaataaatgaataaataaataaagagactaattaatttattaataaattaataaatacgGTGAACAAGCTAAGTCAATAACAACAGCCAAGTGATGATGGAAACGTGATTTCCTCTCTCGTAAAATGtttatgtccagaaatgcacgCAGTAACGAAAATGGCAGATTCGACGAAATTTTCTTAGAGCGAGTGAATGTTCATGGATTTAACGATTTTAACGAATTTTCGCCATTTCCGTTAATtcatgcatttctggacatatcTCACATCTTCCTTactcaaaaatgtttttttttaggcaAAAAGAACCGACAGAGGACGAGAATGAAGGAGACAAGAGACAGAGTAGCGACTGATCCTGGACAAAGACTTTTCCTCCTGTACACTTGAAGGAAAACTGGTATTACTTTACACAAGAACTTTTAAATTTGCATCGCTATTTTgcgtgctttttttttttttttatttacacgGTCTTGGTGTTTAGTAGGTAATGCAATTTGCCCAAAAGGAGGAGTAAAAATGAACACACGattgaaaagttgaaaacagGAAATATGGGGTGAAATTTTTATGATGCGAAAATTATGGCACTGTTTCTTTCCACTTGAGATTACAAAAAGTCATTGACCTTTTTATTTCCTAAGATTTGATTCTCAATTCTCCCTACCAGCTGCcataattttctctctaaattgATAAAGAGAATCAGTTCGgtattttgtcaaaaaacaaaaagaaaaaaagaaatcgcCCTCAGATTGATGAGTTGGTGTATTCTGATTTGTTATTATATAGATAACGTGTAGATAGTTTTGCATGGAGAATtcacatgtaaatcacttcaaGGCGTAAGGTTAAGgcatttgttcatttattgAACCTAAACTGTAGTATAATactaacaataatgatgataagagCCATAGAGCGCTTTTCAATCGAGAgccataaaaccaaaaccagagtAATTACAACGACCAAtcggaagaaaagaaaatacctttaagagacCTCAAAGTAAATCCGACCAAACTTCCTAAAGCGTAAGAAAACGCAGAAGGAagagttgtgattggttttatgAAAAGGGGAAAGTgtttaaagaaactgtagtgttGCGTCGATAGGAGAGTCTAACAGGGTAAATTGGTATTAATGACccattttacgtta containing:
- the LOC136283318 gene encoding tetratricopeptide repeat protein 28-like, with product MNNTRQILEKIRIGLNVATYLLKTDRGIQASNLCDECVILLNNLDFEINGLDISDVIFNAYYEISDYKNAVRYTNKLIDMFSNAGMSMIKLGDKYLRTSRLAEARKLFESVVAITKTIGHKREEATTYGRLGCVFCSLGEYQKAKEYHEKALAIATQIGDREGEGKQYRNLGVLFKSLGEYQKAIEYYEKALAIATQIGDRKGRQYGNLGVLFRSLGEYQKAKEYHEKALAIATQIGNKKAEGSQYGNLGVVFQSLGEYQKAKEYHEKALAIATQIGDREGEGRQYGSLGVVFQSLGEYQKAKEYHEKALAIATQIGHREGEGTQYGNLGVVFQSLGEYQKAKEYHEKALAIATQIGDREGEGIQYGSLGLVFQSLGEYQKAKEYYEKALAIATQIGDREEEGSQYGNLGVVFQSLGEYQKAKEYHEKALAIATQIGDRKGEGRQYGNLGVVFRSLGKYQKAKEYYEKALAIATQIGDKKGEGTQEGEGKQYGNLGVLFRSLGEYQKAKEYYEKALAIATQIGDRKGEGTQYGSLGVLFRSLGEYQKAKEYYEKALAIATQIGDRKGEGTQYGSLGDVFRSVGEYQKAKEYYEKALAIATQIGDRKGEGTQYGSLGDVFRSVGEYQKAKEYYEKALAIATQIGDRKGEGTQYGSLGVVFLALGEYQKAKEYHEKALAIATQIGDKKGEGSQYGNLGNVFLALRENKPAKRHLDKALAISIETGDREFEGYCYASLAHLHHSLNDYQKATELYEKGLSINMNIGDRKGQGTSYLGLGHVSLSLGNYDESEKYFEDARSMSSKIGHNMTYFKSLLGITQVKMSQSKLEEATQYLRQSIEIYEKLRDFLKGNDEFKMSLLEEHGNFPYKLLSKILCANGSKRDSLNVEELRRARGLAELMADKLLTESHISTDLTYRPKIENILMETLTYE
- the LOC131785917 gene encoding tetratricopeptide repeat protein 28-like; this translates as MEIDTLIAAFVCDAEDIFKKSASTFGIKYNENCEDRSLGDEIPLSPQEESREPLQGDETKRNKIILQLCYDQIIAPVKDLLTEPEVIIVPERCSYRVPFAALRDEPAGKYLSETHRIRIVPSLTTLRIIQECPADYHSQTGALVVGDPKAGYVQYRGRPLNLVPLSGARKEAEMVGRLLGVQPLLGEHATKQAVLHVLHSASLIHLAAHGHADRGEIALSPNCTTNGIPQEEDYLLTMSDISKVKLRAKLVVLSCCHSGRGTFKQEGVIGIARAFLASGARSVLVASWTIQDEATEQLMNHFYERLAAGESASESLHQAMKWLRSNGFTEPRQWAPFVLMGDNVTFDLQKLRQKEPTEDENEGDKRQSSD